A genomic stretch from Nitrospirota bacterium includes:
- a CDS encoding molybdopterin-dependent oxidoreductase, whose product MQISRRVFLKYTGAVTAGAAIVESGLLSLKKLSPDEAEAMQKAMGKYEVKYTADCMCPSECAMEMWVKDGRIHKIYGNPAAPFNDGIACAKGASGGQLVYSPYRLKYPMIRVGARGENKFKRVTWDEAIDYIGRKLIEIKKKYGPESVIMDCGDITDRDHYYRLFFAYGTPNTTEHGAICDTPRRHGPKLMVGGKRWEPDVMRPVHVRQPDGSIKKDYTYKTKLIIYNGWNPFVATRIMYENRGTVGAKVENGCKVIVIDPCYSNTATAADMWLAPRAGTDGDLFGAMLRYILENDNQSDPKKRYINWSFKKYSVGWDEFEAAFKSWWQRKDPINGLSYFSLEWAAERTGLPKDKIAEVSHLFGITKPAAIIWGMQSPGHHFNGYCASILGVALNVITGNFDAPGGAIDTEITKSSKGGTASGGFFKGRKVKKMIDGKEVEAKQGELHMDLYGDWPSAWDEVVGDYPHAFLNGVTLRYGPFRGHKYPIKAYILRTGNSVISGSATWKWKEALTAKDASGNYKVELMVFIDTLNLESALYADVILPEASYAERMSLSDIYPSFPLIYLRDPAIQPLHESKKPTDIMNMLAKKLHELGDTDIKPSDFWEKYKSEEDFVNEMLLVSPGRHNVGEPLPYPKYPEGYQILGTPESLEKGEVTIDDTKKVIKGKPVTVEWMRKNNGVAVWVMSWYRYKKVGKDEPNKAWPYTSTKLIEFKWDWKEGDKRYGQYKSYNEKIEKSGEVPKGLKRIGFDKFPSTFYWFETIWNPYTNPDYKKYAKDYPFQLITGRVHHAMTGTQMVAWLGELKTEGTWQPLNKEFELEVPEANPLGPEPFKNIQKKFKANTYSVGTVWMNTDDAKRLGIKTGDLVIVENPLGRSQKGKAFVSGGIRPGVIKIAFGAGGRFSPGMGPAYKSKDYTADHNMLVDPDALSPIMGQTAYADMIVRVKKA is encoded by the coding sequence ATGCAGATATCAAGAAGGGTATTCTTAAAATATACAGGTGCGGTTACAGCAGGTGCTGCCATTGTAGAGAGCGGTCTTTTATCCCTGAAAAAGCTCTCACCAGACGAGGCAGAGGCAATGCAGAAGGCAATGGGCAAGTATGAGGTAAAATACACCGCTGACTGTATGTGTCCGAGTGAGTGTGCAATGGAGATGTGGGTTAAGGATGGAAGGATCCATAAAATCTATGGCAATCCGGCAGCTCCCTTTAATGATGGTATTGCCTGTGCAAAAGGTGCCTCAGGAGGTCAACTTGTTTATTCCCCTTACAGACTCAAGTATCCAATGATAAGGGTTGGTGCAAGAGGAGAGAATAAGTTCAAGCGCGTTACATGGGACGAGGCTATAGATTACATTGGCAGAAAACTTATAGAGATAAAGAAAAAATATGGTCCTGAATCTGTTATCATGGACTGCGGTGATATCACAGACAGAGACCATTACTACAGGCTCTTCTTTGCCTATGGAACCCCAAACACTACAGAGCATGGCGCCATATGTGATACCCCGAGGAGGCATGGGCCAAAACTCATGGTTGGCGGTAAAAGGTGGGAACCTGATGTAATGAGACCTGTTCATGTCAGACAGCCTGATGGCTCAATAAAGAAGGATTACACCTACAAGACAAAACTCATTATCTACAATGGATGGAACCCCTTTGTTGCAACGAGGATAATGTATGAAAACAGGGGAACTGTTGGTGCAAAGGTAGAAAATGGCTGTAAGGTAATAGTCATTGACCCATGTTACTCAAACACAGCCACTGCTGCAGATATGTGGCTTGCACCAAGAGCAGGCACAGATGGTGACCTATTTGGGGCAATGCTCAGATACATCCTTGAGAATGATAATCAGAGTGACCCGAAGAAGAGATACATTAACTGGAGCTTCAAGAAATACTCTGTAGGCTGGGATGAATTTGAGGCTGCATTTAAGTCATGGTGGCAAAGGAAAGACCCTATCAATGGCTTAAGCTATTTCAGCCTTGAGTGGGCAGCAGAGAGAACAGGGCTACCAAAGGATAAGATTGCAGAAGTATCTCATCTCTTTGGCATCACAAAGCCCGCAGCCATTATCTGGGGCATGCAGTCGCCGGGGCACCATTTTAACGGATACTGTGCCTCTATATTAGGTGTGGCTCTTAATGTGATTACAGGCAACTTTGACGCACCAGGAGGTGCTATTGACACAGAGATAACAAAATCCAGCAAAGGTGGAACCGCAAGCGGAGGATTCTTCAAAGGCAGAAAAGTCAAAAAAATGATAGACGGCAAAGAGGTAGAGGCAAAACAGGGTGAGCTCCATATGGACCTTTATGGTGATTGGCCCTCTGCATGGGACGAGGTTGTTGGAGATTATCCCCATGCGTTTCTTAATGGTGTGACTCTGAGATACGGACCTTTCAGGGGACATAAATACCCTATAAAGGCGTACATCCTGAGGACAGGGAATTCCGTCATCTCAGGGAGTGCAACATGGAAGTGGAAGGAGGCACTCACAGCAAAGGATGCATCCGGCAATTACAAGGTGGAACTTATGGTCTTCATAGACACCCTCAATCTTGAAAGCGCACTGTATGCAGATGTCATTCTCCCAGAGGCGAGTTATGCAGAGAGGATGAGCCTCTCCGACATATATCCTTCTTTCCCGCTGATATATCTGAGAGACCCTGCAATACAACCTCTCCATGAGTCAAAGAAGCCGACTGACATTATGAACATGCTCGCAAAGAAACTCCATGAACTCGGCGATACAGACATAAAACCTTCTGACTTCTGGGAGAAGTATAAGTCAGAGGAAGACTTTGTGAATGAGATGCTTCTGGTTTCACCAGGAAGGCATAATGTTGGCGAGCCTCTGCCTTATCCAAAATATCCAGAGGGATACCAGATACTCGGAACACCTGAATCACTGGAGAAAGGTGAGGTTACCATTGATGATACAAAGAAGGTAATAAAGGGCAAGCCTGTTACGGTTGAGTGGATGAGAAAGAACAACGGTGTTGCTGTATGGGTTATGAGCTGGTATAGATACAAAAAGGTTGGAAAAGACGAGCCGAATAAGGCATGGCCGTATACCTCAACAAAACTCATTGAGTTCAAGTGGGATTGGAAAGAGGGTGATAAGAGATACGGTCAGTATAAGTCCTACAACGAGAAGATTGAAAAATCAGGCGAAGTTCCAAAAGGGCTTAAGAGGATTGGTTTTGATAAATTCCCGTCAACCTTCTACTGGTTTGAGACTATCTGGAATCCATACACAAATCCTGATTATAAGAAATATGCGAAGGACTATCCGTTCCAGCTTATCACAGGCAGGGTGCATCATGCCATGACAGGGACACAGATGGTTGCATGGCTCGGAGAGTTGAAAACAGAAGGCACATGGCAGCCTCTGAATAAGGAGTTTGAGCTTGAGGTTCCTGAGGCAAATCCATTAGGTCCTGAGCCATTCAAGAACATTCAGAAAAAATTCAAGGCAAATACCTATTCTGTAGGGACCGTCTGGATGAATACAGATGATGCAAAGAGGCTCGGTATAAAGACAGGTGACCTTGTGATTGTGGAGAACCCCCTCGGCAGATCACAGAAGGGCAAGGCATTTGTTTCAGGAGGCATAAGGCCCGGTGTGATAAAGATTGCCTTTGGTGCAGGAGGAAGATTCAGCCCTGGGATGGGACCTGCATACAAAAGCAAGGACTACACAGCCGACCATAACATGCTTGTTGACCCAGATGCCCTGAGCCCCATCATGGGACAGACTGCCTATGCGGATATGATTGTGAGGGTGAAAAAGGCGTAA
- a CDS encoding molecular chaperone TorD family protein, with translation MMIEALKEELYLYNHLRHLFLKEPTKEILNEIGNIEVSPENNDDVVTGLRLIVDSVKKNEDYLDKWIEDLAVEYARLFIGPANPPAPPYASFYLSESHFLMTDETIEVRKKYLEAGLSVKELYSVPDDHIGIELEFIYYLTGKTIESFEKGEREEASRFFEIRSDFIREHFSRWVPEFINNILNFTTEDLYRGSAILLRGCL, from the coding sequence ATGATGATCGAAGCACTTAAAGAAGAGCTTTATTTATACAATCATTTGAGGCATTTATTTTTGAAAGAACCGACAAAGGAGATACTTAACGAGATAGGTAACATAGAAGTTTCTCCTGAGAATAATGACGATGTAGTTACTGGATTAAGATTGATAGTGGATTCTGTTAAAAAGAATGAGGATTATCTTGATAAATGGATTGAAGACCTTGCTGTTGAGTATGCACGATTATTTATAGGTCCTGCAAACCCACCAGCCCCACCTTATGCATCCTTTTATCTCTCTGAATCACATTTCCTCATGACAGATGAGACGATCGAGGTCCGAAAAAAATACCTTGAAGCAGGACTTTCGGTTAAAGAACTTTATAGCGTCCCTGATGACCATATAGGAATAGAGCTTGAGTTTATCTATTATCTCACAGGAAAAACAATTGAATCTTTTGAGAAAGGAGAACGGGAAGAGGCATCAAGGTTTTTTGAGATACGGAGTGATTTCATTCGAGAGCATTTCTCCAGATGGGTACCTGAATTCATAAATAATATTCTCAATTTTACCACCGAAGACCTCTATAGAGGTTCTGCCATTCTGCTCAGGGGATGTTTATAG